The DNA window AGCCAATCtgtagaattaaaaaaattgtcaagttGCAAACATATGACTGTTAATTGTCCTCAAATATATTAGATCATACAAGGATGGTAGTGAACGTAATTTCTATTCATTCCTTTATTCTGGCACAATAACGTGTTTAGTGATATAGGTATGTGAAATGTTAGCGTCTTCCTTGATATTTTTACTCACATTACACATGTCTGTTGGAGAGCGAACTTCTTTGGATAGGCAGCCCATGGGGAATCCAGTACTGCAGTATTGGCGCGAGCTTTCTAGTGGGTAACACCATGTAACAGGCATGTTATCTGAAACAGGAAGTGAGCTGGAAGTGAATTTGGGTCGTGTGAAAATTCTTAATCACATTCTATGGGTGATTGTTGTGAATATCTTATCAACAGACCATTGTGGGTGCAATATCGTTACAACCAAGATATAATTACCCTGCATagcaaaacaaaaagaatttGCTAAGatgtaattgtaaaatatgCGTTCTACGGACCAACAATCCAGTGATGCTGGTAATTCAGAGCCATGCCTTTCTTCAGTAGCTGCAACTTCTTTGCTGATTGCTCGTCTCCTCCTGAGTACGTCTTTGTGCATAACAGCTTGCAAGTTTCATTATTCATAAACTCGAGCTAAAAAGTTAAGATTGGAGAATTACGCAGTCTGAAAACTTGATACGAACAGTTATATCgagatttatgaaaaataaaattaaaggtTACACGGtaaaggatgaaaaattggTCTTAGTAACCTGGATTGTGGCAATGACCGGTATATCGTTGTTGTCATCACTACGACGATCGACCAGCAAAGGTAACCTCACAACCAGTTCTCGGAAGCAATATGTAACAAACTTACCTTGTAAGGCGACAGTCTTATACGCTCTCCAAACACCACTTGACCCAAGTTTTCTACCGGCGATTGGTCATTATTAGCAGGGCAGAAAtcgaaactgaaaaaatagCATAAACGAGTAATAATACGCCTCGGTCAATCATGCAAGCAAATTGCACCAAACATAGAGTACTCACTGGTTATACTCATAAGGTATAACTGATTGCTCTGTATTAAGTCGATTGACGTACAACTTGATCTCTGACTGAAACAATTACAAAGTAGCAGTGGTGAAAACCGTGAAATATGCCAGTCAACGAGGGGTAGAGACGGTGGGCTGTCAACGTTGCAAAGACTAGTTCAATCTCCCGGTATTATAAGAAGTATGCCGCTTTAATCGTGTGCACCAAACAAGGTATACAGGCCATGTGTCGCTGAACCACCATGGCACCATTATTATCGTTACGATACGTGGATTTTATCGGTTATGTCCAGTCATCCGGAAAACTGCCACGCAGTAATATCGAGTTAACAAATCTGCGGTGGTACATACCTTGCAGGTATCCGATTGTTCTCCGACATGGCAATAATTGACGGGTGCTAAACCTGGTAAGTAAAACCCGTTGGACGCAGTTAATGCGCACAACCCAAACAGTAGAGGCAGAGTAAATTTCTTCGCCATTTTGGCTTTTCactagtaaaaatttttcttatagCAAACGCACGGGATTGCTTGCTTATGTCACATCAGGTCACTTCTTAGCACATAACTGCCAACCACTGTCGTTCGAAGATATTTTGTGACAGCCCGGAAACGTCATACAGGGTATTCCGGAGCCACGGAATAGCAGCACTTCCGCGCACTGCCGCCTCCACCGCCACCGCCGGCATGACACGTCACAGCGACTGAACGGCTCGAGTAAAGAAACCGACTGCCGGTCAAAACCCGTTTCGAATTTACCaacatatatgtgtgtgtactTACGCGACGAAACGCCGTTTTTGTCATTTTCCCTCAGAAATCGTTTGTAAATCGATCGTAGGTATCTATTAGtcaattataaatatttgtgGGTAATTACTTCAATAGTatttagtaaaataaaaataagaatttcagtcgaaaaaattatttaaaaaacgttTTCTCAATAAGTGAAAAGTGTAATCGAAAGGAACACGTTTGTAAGTAACGAATTCATCAATTTCTAGTATTGTTATTCTATAATTATCCGGTAATAAgttaattaatatatttatggACTTAGTGGCGCAAACCTCATACGTGCAGCTACTTATGCTGCCACTGAAACATACTTCACCTTTTGGAACACGTACCGCGTATGCTTCCCGTAGAGTGGAGCGTGCTGAGAAAAACAGCGACTAGCAGATAATTTTGTCTCTTTCTAATTTGCTGCGCACGCAATAAGGTACAAAAGCCTCAAGAAGTAAGTCAAACACTCGATGCTTTATCAAATACATAAGCACGCAATGCGCCATAATCTTCAGAGGAATAATTTAGTTGGGGTTCAACTAATACCTGTATTTCATATTATCTGTAACGCGTGTAATGCTACACTTGGCTTCGATCGAACTTGTTTTCCATTTGATGGATTTAAGACAAGGAGTTATATTTGTAGTTGACCGTCGATTAATGCAGGCAGCGTTACGCTGCGACAGCGAACCTGCCCGTGAAAATGTGTCCGTAAACACATCACTGTTAATGCTTATGGTCGAGTAAAGACATCACTTCgcattttttctcagtgctATTCTTCATCGAGGCTTCTTATTTCataaaaccaatttttttaaacaaagatttttaatgtgggtggataaaaaaaagttttttcacagattcataGATTATTCTTGGGATCGATGAGGTACCAACTTCGGTTTTGCTTCCAATCGTTGCGCATTCAAATACTTCAGAAGGTATTTCagcatttttcgaaatttcactcCGACAGGatgaaaaagtataaaatgtgTCCTAATTGATCGCTCGATATCTCTTAGACCAGATGTCATATCGACTTGGATTTGCTACTAGTTTTTAATGTGGTTAACTATAATATGTGGTCTCCACTGACAATTTGTGAGGTGTAAATACGAGTGTAAAGCACCAGCGGGGTGGGGGCACAAGGCTCTCATAGTCCTAAGCCTTCAGTGTTCTTATAAACCTAAAATTGAGAATTTGGGAAATGGAGTCCAGGGTAAATTgatgaaacaagaaaaaaatgcgTGATGTAAAGACAACTGTGTCCAATTGTTACGAGGCTTCGAAACTTTAATTACACATTATCTGAGGCACCAACGATTACAGTAAAAAATTGGCTTCATGACATAACGTACAGCTTGCTAATTGTAACATTAATCATTTCATCCTAAGCATTTATTCATCTTCATATTTACAATCCATTTTCAAATATGCCACAAATTTGTAATACTGTCGAATGAAGCTTTCAAATCTATCTTGTCTTGGCTGCGATGGCTTCCATAAATTCCTTACACGGTTTGGTTGCAGAGACCAAATATTGGAATGTCACCTCAGCTGAGGAATTGTACAAATTTAGCGGCTTCGTCGACACGTACACAAATAGATATTTCGTACTACATGGATAAAGTACAATTTAAAAGGCAACTCTTCGACATAGAGAAGCTGGTATTTTTATGTGAAAGCTAAGTTGTACTAAGCAGCGCTGAGTAGTCTTCGAAGTCGAACATTATGTGTATGATATTCATCTATAATGAAAGATGATACAATTCAGGTTTCTTTGAGGTGATGCAATAAACCGTACAGTATCGAACTAAGCTTGAATATAGGAAGAATatgtacagaattttttcacatcttcAGACCGGAAGACATAGTAGAGTTCAAGTCCGAGGACGAGaaacgttaaaatttttaaatgtctGTGCCTCTGCTTATTGTGGTGGCCAGATTCATCGAATCTAAGatagtaaataataatgcttGCAGTTGTGTTAAGAATGCACCAAATGCACAGTTCAGTCAGAGCTATCAAGACAAACATATGCTCTAATGGAAGTTTGCAGGTGCAGCTGAAGTTGATCAGGTTCAACATGGATATTTGGTGCATCTTCAAATGAAATACCCAACAATCATATGGTACAGCGGGAATTTCATACagaaaatttgagaaatcgACTTGTGCTCGCTTATACCATCTGTTTACGGAGACCGGCGATTTTCAGGCTAAATATCTGTGGCATAAAACTTGGCAGTAGTCGCGTATCCTCGATTTCACGCATTTCAGGCATGAGTGCTTTCTATGCAGGACTGGGTAATCGAGAAATAAATCTAACTTTACCAACAAGATTGCTCACTGGTAGTCCTTGGCGTCTCGGCTCCCGGCTAGAAGTTCCTGCCAGCGTTCCTTAGGATGTTCGTGTACGTACAACTGATACGCATAAGTTGGTAGAAACGAGACTTTTCAAGTCTTTGGGAACTTGAGGATTGTAGCTTCAACATCATTTGTCATCAATAAAACTCGGAATCTGAGCTATGTTGAGAATCACCGGATCGACTTTTCAAGTAGGCTTCCGAGGTTTGCTGAATCGATGTCGGTTGATCGGCATTCCAGTTTTGACCTGATGATAAATGAtatcaaaattattgtaactGAGGTAAACAGCGTTCGCCTGGCGACGGGAATGAAGTTATTTTATATtgagaagaaaaggaagagaatgaaaatgcAGACGTGCGATAAATTCACTTACCGTTCGCTGCAAGTATTGTAGCTAAGCAACGAGAGACGGTAGGATTTGGAGCACAAGCAAGTGCAGGTGTAAGCCCGTCTGCATCAACTGCAACAACACTGGCCCCTTGTTGCAGAAGTCGGCGCGTCACCGACACCAAACCATTTCTTGCTGCAAGGTGTAACGGCGTTCTCAACTGCTTATTCGCCATATTTATTATTGCCGCTCTATGCAGTTGTTGCTCCTGCAAGTTTTCATCTTCGACGCATATACTGTTTATGTGATCAAGTAGGACCAGAGCTGCCGGTGATTGACGTCGTTGGCAAGCCAAGTGAAGTGCAGTATTTTTGTTAGCATCGACAGCACGTACGTTCGCCTGCCATTCCAATAATAACTCTGAAATCAGGAAACCTCTTCGATTATTCGTACTAAACCTGTTGTCATCTATCGTCAGTTGTGAGCTGACAAGATAGTGCGTGACACCAACATAACCAAATTACACCGCTACTTGTGACTGAATTATGGTGATATTATATGATTTACGAATACTGATCAGGTTTTTCATTGagctcaaaaaaatatggctAACCGATAGCGTTGCATTGCCCTGTTGCCGCGGCGCTTAGCAAAGGCGTTCGTCCTTCACAATCTGGTGTTTCAAGGCCGGCTTCTTCTGATCCGACTGCAGTTAGAATGAGACGAGCACATTCTGCAGAGCCAGCGCTGGCGGCGACATGCAAAGGCAAACGACCACCAAGAGTATCCCTAGGTGTTGCTACTGCTCTTCCTCCAAACTTGCGTATCAATGATATCAGACAATTGGTTGAGCCTTGATAGACGGCACAGTGTACCGGAGAAAATGGATTACCTGCGAGTGAacaagattttcaaattacaatttacTATCGTTacgttacatttttattattgtaacgTTTGACAGGCACTACTATTAGCGAGTGAAATCTTCAATTGACTGGCGAGACTAGCTTACCTTCCAGCGAGTCGATCACATTCTGTTCCAAAAGGTATGCGACACAATCGGAATGCCCGTTGTAGCATGCCCAGTGTAGCACGTTACAACCTTGATCATCCTTTAGCGTCGCTGCTTTAGGGTCAGCCGCTATTAACGCTGCTAGAACTGACCGTCTGCAAAGACTTGGACTATATACATTCCATTTTATGCATTATGTAGAGTTTTGCTTAAAGCTATCGCTTGTTCCATACCTGCCGCATGCAGCTGCCAGGTGTAAAGGTGTTTTTCCATTACCATCCTGGACTGCGACAATGGCACCATTTTCTAAAAGAAGGTCTCCAAGCCTGTGATGTAGTCCTTGAATTGCTGCGCGAAACAATGGAGTATGCTTATTTATGTCAGGCAAATTGCAGTCGGCTTTATATTTTAAGAGCAATATGGCACAATCGAGGTGTGCATTTGCTACCGCCAATGCCAATGCGGTTCGTTGCTTGGCATCGCAACGATCCACAACTGAGGGGTCTTCGGTATTTTccaataataaaatcaagcATTCGGAATGACCTGCTGCAGCGGCACAGTGTACAGGAGTTCTTCTCGTGATGGAATCCTTGAAATAAGTTATCAAAACTGTCGATTATCAGCTTTATACTTGTCACCCGTTAGTGTTGTCTAATTTTGTCATCTATGGATGACGTGTGTATCATCAaaggtgtaaaaataataatcatcaaaaaaaaaaattgcatatgTCATTTGTAAACTCTTAATAGAATGGGAAATCTGGTTTATGTAATAATAGAATATGTTTCATCAACTTCACTGTTGATCACAACAAATGTCTACGCTTCTGCGGTTAAAATGAGAATACATGCTGAGCTGCAAGTTTTACCTGCACCGATACGACAGCGCCGCATCTGAGTAAGAGTTGTACACACTGCTTGTGCCCTTGGTATGACGCCAAGTCTAGAGGCGTCTTGCCAGTTTCTTCTTTAATGTTGGTATTTGGGAAAAGCGGTAGCAGAAGTCTCAGAATTTCTCCGTGACCATAATGCGCCTGTTCAATTGAATTTGTCCTCGTTTAATCGTAAACgaaaatcttgattttcgaaAAGGTATTTCtggatatatattttattaaatcaatCTGTACCGCGAGATGTAACGGTGTAAGAGCTGGACATTGCGGATGATCCCCGTCCGCCGTGGTTGTCGTAAATGGGGCCG is part of the Neodiprion virginianus isolate iyNeoVirg1 chromosome 5, iyNeoVirg1.1, whole genome shotgun sequence genome and encodes:
- the LOC124305535 gene encoding serine/threonine-protein phosphatase 6 regulatory ankyrin repeat subunit A-like isoform X3; the protein is MGDPAVVQSLITWGAFVSQKDNRWLTPLHRACRSGNWGAVNVLLMYEADVNIRDRNWQTPLHVAAANNAIQCAESLIPLQNINVTDRGGRTSLHHAAYNGHFEMTKLLVSQPGCILNACDKKDRRALHYAAHMGHDAIVKLLVENTASVDVKDRELYTPLHAAVASGKVNCVRIIIAAGADIEAKNVYGNTPLHIACFNGHANTVTELINHNANIEALNYRGQTPLHVAAASVHGVECLEVLLFSGAQINVQSQDGRTPLHVTAIHGRFTRSKSLLDRGASVDTRDKNGNTALHIAAWYGHECLSTTLLERGASPAARNSDQRTPLHLSCLAGHIEVCRKLLQADSRRMDSRDIKGRTPLHLAAFKGSVECLDLLLSSGANFRLPDNQNRSALHYAAGQGHYLCVFTLVGFVSDVNAQDTEGATPLHLAAAAADPSDSEARCVQYLLKHKADHLVRDKRGFTAIHYAVAGGNQPALAALLRASTPHNLLVSTAPFTTTTADGDHPQCPALTPLHLAAHYGHGEILRLLLPLFPNTNIKEETGKTPLDLASYQGHKQCVQLLLRCGAVVSVQDSITRRTPVHCAAAAGHSECLILLLENTEDPSVVDRCDAKQRTALALAVANAHLDCAILLLKYKADCNLPDINKHTPLFRAAIQGLHHRLGDLLLENGAIVAVQDGNGKTPLHLAAACGRRSVLAALIAADPKAATLKDDQGCNVLHWACYNGHSDCVAYLLEQNVIDSLEGNPFSPVHCAVYQGSTNCLISLIRKFGGRAVATPRDTLGGRLPLHVAASAGSAECARLILTAVGSEEAGLETPDCEGRTPLLSAAATGQCNAIELLLEWQANVRAVDANKNTALHLACQRRQSPAALVLLDHINSICVEDENLQEQQLHRAAIINMANKQLRTPLHLAARNGLVSVTRRLLQQGASVVAVDADGLTPALACAPNPTVSRCLATILAANGQNWNADQPTSIQQTSEAYLKSRSGDSQHSSDSEFY